DNA from Rubripirellula lacrimiformis:
CGGCGAACTGGCCCGTTAGACCGTTGGCCGCCATCCCGTCGACCAGTTTGGTGCGGAATTTTTCGATCACCCCGGGACGTCGCCAGGCCGCCATTGCGCGACGAAGTTGGTCGGCTTCGCCGGGCGTGAATCCGGCGGCAACGACCGCTAGACGCATCGCCTGTTCCTGGAAGATCGGAACTCCCAATGTTTTCTCCAACACACCGCGGATTGCATCATTGGGGTACACCACCGCCGATGGATTTTCGCGTGCCTTCAGAAACGGATGCACCATGTTGCCCTGGATCGGGCCGGGTCGGACGATCGCAACTTCGACCACCAAATCGTAAAAGCACCGTGGGCGAAGACGCGGCAACATGCTCATCTGGGCCCGACTTTCGATCTGGAACACTCCGATCGTGTCGGCGCGACAGATCATGTCGTAGGTCGGCGTGTCGTTGGATGGCAGGTTCGCCAGGCTGAGTTCCCGCCCATGGTGTTTCTGGACCATGGCAAAGCAACGCCGAATCGCCGATAGCATCCCGAGTGCCAGAATGTCGACCTTCAAGATACCGAGTTCATCCAGGTCATCCTTGTTCCACTGGATCACGGTCCGGCCCGGCATCGACGCGTTTTCGACCGGACACAGTTCGCACAGGTTGCCAGCGGTCATCACCATGCCGCCCACGTGTTGGGACAGGTGCCGGGGAAATCCGACCAGCGTCTTGACCAGATAAACGAATCGTTGCCCCGTTTCGCTGGCCGTGTCCAAGCCGCCGGACTGACAACGTTCTTCGAAATCTTGGCCGTTGCCGCCTAGTTTGGAAATCGCATCGATCGCGTCGGCCGACACGCCCAACGCCTTGCCCACTTCGCGGACCGCACTGCGAGTTCGATACGACGTCACCACGGCGGTCATGCCCGCCCGGTCGCGGCCGTACTTGTCGTACAGATACTGCAGCACTTCTTCGCGGCGTTGGTGTTCAAAGTCGACATCGATGTCGGGCGCTTCATCTCGTTCGCGACTGACGAACCGTTCAAACAACAGATCCGTCTGGCTGGGGTCCACGCTGGTCACACCCAAGCAATAGCACACCGCCGAATTGGCCGCCGATCCGCGACCTTGGCAAAGGATTTCCTGGGACCGGGCGAAACGAACCAAGTCCCACACGGTCAAAAAGTAGGCTTCGTATTGCAGGTCTTCGATCAAACGCATTTCGTGACGCAGTTGGTCCAGCACCTTGGCGGGAACTCCATCGGGATAACGCTGCAGCGCACCTTCCCAGGTCAATCGTTTCAGGTGCTCCATCTGTGTCATCCCGGTGGGCGCTAGTTCCGCCGGGTACTCGTAACGCAATTCGTCCAGCGTGAAGTTGCACTGATCGGCGATTTCCATCGTCCGCGAAATCGCATCGGGAACGTCGCGGTAACGCTCGGCAATCTCGTCCAAGGTTCGCAGGCAACGTTGACTGTTGGCAAACCGCGATTCGGCGATCGCGTCGATGGTCGTGCCCAGACGGATCGCAGAGACAAGGTCATGCATCAACATCCGGCCCGGCGTGTGGTAGTGCACGTCCCCACCGGCCACCAGCGGGATGTCGCAACCGATCGCAAGACGCCGCAGTCGTTCGGTATACGCTTCGTCATCGACCCCCAGGTGCAGTTCGCAAAAGAGGTAACTGCGGTCGCCAAAGGTATCGCGGAACCGGGTCCGCAAGAAACGCTTCCAGCGGTTGTTGGCAGCTGCGGACGGGGGCGACTTGGACGGCGCTTTGGCGGCAATCGATGGCGGTGGATCCGAGTGCGGCATCGCGGCGGCAATCAGCCCATCGCTGAGTTCGGCGATGTCATCGAAACGTAAATCGCACTGACCCTTTTCGGCTCGCATTCGGCCTCGAGAAATCAGTCGGCACAGACGACCGTAGGCGGCTCGGTCGGTGGGCCACAGGACCATCGGCGGAGCGTCGCTAGGATGGATCTCTGTCCCGACAATGTATTTCAACCCGCACTCTTTTGCCGGCGCGAACCCGCGTACGACGCCTGCCATCGTCGCCCGATCGGTCAGCGAGATCGCTGAATAACCAAGCTGCGAAGCTCGCTGGACCAATTCGTCAGGATGCGAAGCACCCTCTAAGAACGAGAAATTGCTTTTGCAGTGCAATTCGGCGTACTGCATGCCAGATTCCAGGGACGACCATTGCGGGGTGATTTTTTGTTCATGTTAGGGAGTCCCGAGGGATCCTAAAACTACTCAGCGGACTCCAAATCAGCCGAACCAGCAGAAAAAACAGCCACCCGATGCATCCCGGATCCATGAAGTCCATGTTTTCTGACAAAGTACGCATTCCTGGACCAAGATTTGCAAACCTTGTCGGAATACACACCTGTGGCAATGGATCGGTGGACGCGACCAGTTTTCGGCATCCGCTGCCCACGACGCTGGACTGCTGCCCCCCCCGGCGTCCAGCTGACGAAGTACTCGCTAACCAAAAACGGATATGAATTCTCCATCGTTTGCGACCGACACCGGTCACGTCCCCGCTGGCCGCTCGAGTACCGATATCGCGCCAACTCATCCCGTCGTGGTCGGATACCTGTTTTGGATTCTGGGGATCTTCGGTGCGCACCGTTTCTATTTTGGGAAACCGTTGACCGGAGCGTTGTGGTTCTTCACCGGTGGCGTGTTTTTGATCGGGTGGATCGTCGACTTGTTCCTGATCCCATCGATGGCCGAAGAAGCCAATCAACGCTATCGGCCGGGTGGGTACGACTACACCGTCGTCTGGTGCCTGCACTTTTTCCTAGGACTATTCGGTGTCCACCAGTTCTATATGGGAAAGGTGTTCATCGGAGTTCTGTATCTGTTGACCGGCGGGCTGTTGGGCATCGGATGGGTGTACGACTTGTTGACGCTGAATGATCAGGTCGAAGAACTCAACCGCCGCATCGGCTGATCCGGGGATTTCGAGGCGTCGCAATTTCAAGAAAGGTGGGACGGTCTTGCCGCACTAGCTTTCTTGGACGAAAAGTATTTTTTCTTTCGTCATTGACGAACCATCGTCGTCACGGCACGATAGTACCGTTGTCTTTGGTCGGACCACATTTCAATCGCACTGCCTATTTCCAATCCAGGCATTGGTTATGTTGTCCGCTGTCCGACCTTTCTTGACGCCATTGCTGCTGTGTGCGGTGCTCTGCATCGGCCACGCGCCCGCATGGATTCATGTCAGTCGTTGCGGCCATGATCACGATGCGCTTGCAATGTGCTCGGGACATCATCACCCGCAGGGGGCGATGCACCATGAATCCTGTTCCGGATCCGATTCGGTAGGCCATCATCACGGTTGCACCGCCGATTCCACGTGCGACGTGGATGCTTTGCCGGGTGATCCGAATTCTGCACCTGATGCGAGCTCAACCGGCGCGACCGCGGCCGATTCATCGACGCGGTACCAGTCGGATCCACCTGCTGATCCGTCGGACTCTCATGATTCACAGAACTGTCCGGTTTGCCAATCGGTTTTCGCTCCGATCGGATCTGTCCAGACGTTCGATTTCTTTCAAGCATCGCTAGTTGCTGGCGATGGTTTGGTGTGTCGGGATGTTTCCATCGATGTGGAATCGCCCGTGTTCTTGCCGCCTTCACGCGGTCCACCGACAGCTTCCTGCTAGTCGGTTTCTATCGGTTTGCCAATCGCTTTGGGCTGTCTGCTTTGCAGGTGGTGTGGGTCGTTGATCCGGGGTTTTCCGGGTCGATGAAATCATGCCCCGGCATGCACCATGGCTGCACTGAATCCATGGCTTTCTGAATTCAACTTTCGTCGACCCTACAGCGCGACTGATCGCCGCTTTGGGGCAGGCTGAAATCAATCGAGAACACTCCGTTCGTGTGCGCGGGTGGCCCGGACAACGGTCCGACCAAACCCGCTCGGATTGCGCGCGCATGCGGCGGAGCCTTCGATCGTTTTCAGGCTGGTTGCCCATGCCTTCACACGAGTTCATTTCATGTTTCACCTTCAACGTCGCCGATGCTCTTGTCGGTCTGCGTTCACGCTGGTCGAGCTGTTGGTGGTCATCGCGATCATTGCCATCTTGGTGGGTCTGCTGTTGCCAGCGGTCCAATCGGCTCGCGAAGCGGCGCGGCGGATGACGTGCTCGAACAACCTGAAACAGGTTGCCCTTGCGCTTCATCTGTATCACGACATTCACCGCAGCATGCCGGTCAGCATGACGGGATCGGACCAGTTTGATGACGGGACCGCCGGCAGCGGTTTCCAT
Protein-coding regions in this window:
- a CDS encoding error-prone DNA polymerase, coding for MQYAELHCKSNFSFLEGASHPDELVQRASQLGYSAISLTDRATMAGVVRGFAPAKECGLKYIVGTEIHPSDAPPMVLWPTDRAAYGRLCRLISRGRMRAEKGQCDLRFDDIAELSDGLIAAAMPHSDPPPSIAAKAPSKSPPSAAANNRWKRFLRTRFRDTFGDRSYLFCELHLGVDDEAYTERLRRLAIGCDIPLVAGGDVHYHTPGRMLMHDLVSAIRLGTTIDAIAESRFANSQRCLRTLDEIAERYRDVPDAISRTMEIADQCNFTLDELRYEYPAELAPTGMTQMEHLKRLTWEGALQRYPDGVPAKVLDQLRHEMRLIEDLQYEAYFLTVWDLVRFARSQEILCQGRGSAANSAVCYCLGVTSVDPSQTDLLFERFVSRERDEAPDIDVDFEHQRREEVLQYLYDKYGRDRAGMTAVVTSYRTRSAVREVGKALGVSADAIDAISKLGGNGQDFEERCQSGGLDTASETGQRFVYLVKTLVGFPRHLSQHVGGMVMTAGNLCELCPVENASMPGRTVIQWNKDDLDELGILKVDILALGMLSAIRRCFAMVQKHHGRELSLANLPSNDTPTYDMICRADTIGVFQIESRAQMSMLPRLRPRCFYDLVVEVAIVRPGPIQGNMVHPFLKARENPSAVVYPNDAIRGVLEKTLGVPIFQEQAMRLAVVAAGFTPGEADQLRRAMAAWRRPGVIEKFRTKLVDGMAANGLTGQFAEHVFNQIRGFGEYGFPESHAASFAVLVYASCYLKCHYPAAFCASILNSQPMGFYAPAQLIADAAKHGVRVRAVDVNHSDWDTTLEDDPNRPGPAIRLGLRTISGMPATDAEQIVSQRLRAGPYQSMDDLVRRTGAGKGLLKTLADADAFGSIATDRRAAVWESLAQEKSPGGTPLFDDVDDCDPAPDGLVPMTPQEEVFADYQTTGLSLKAHPISFVRDQLNQKRCVTSAELPNLRDGRHVRVAGLVLLRQKPSTAKGIVFATIEDETGTINLVLFQAVYQKFFRIAQTSNAWLVDGKLESRSGVIHVIVGRLVSLGEEVDFRDKATNELTIRSRDFR
- a CDS encoding TM2 domain-containing protein is translated as MNSPSFATDTGHVPAGRSSTDIAPTHPVVVGYLFWILGIFGAHRFYFGKPLTGALWFFTGGVFLIGWIVDLFLIPSMAEEANQRYRPGGYDYTVVWCLHFFLGLFGVHQFYMGKVFIGVLYLLTGGLLGIGWVYDLLTLNDQVEELNRRIG